A window from Saprospiraceae bacterium encodes these proteins:
- the hemB gene encoding porphobilinogen synthase, with protein MENKYPMNQRRLRANIHIRELASTVVLDYKKFIQPLFVNQNLTERKAVPGMGDIWSDTITSVKETIKSDMKNGVTKFLLFPVPKDKYDHDFNFDFAVKVVKEIKAEFKSNIWLACDLCLCSYTSHGHCGILSPDHTRLLNDPTVTLLSDYALKLARAGADCIAPSDMTDGRIKAIRQMLDNYELDHVSIMSYSSKFSSQYYGPFRDACDSAPNSHGLKNRKTYQISPQNINDALESSFRDAAEGADVLMVKPAALYNDIIFAIKQNTNKPVAAYHVSGEYASIELMANAGLLVKEKGHIETWTALVRSGADIIISYASRHAKEWIGRMEV; from the coding sequence ATGGAGAACAAATATCCAATGAATCAACGCCGTCTGAGAGCTAATATTCATATTCGTGAGTTGGCTTCTACAGTTGTTTTGGATTATAAAAAATTTATTCAACCTCTTTTTGTCAATCAAAATCTGACAGAGCGTAAAGCAGTGCCGGGAATGGGTGACATCTGGTCAGACACCATTACTTCGGTAAAGGAAACGATCAAAAGCGACATGAAGAATGGAGTCACCAAGTTTCTCCTTTTTCCGGTACCAAAAGATAAATATGACCATGATTTCAATTTTGACTTCGCAGTAAAAGTAGTAAAAGAAATAAAAGCCGAATTTAAATCAAATATTTGGCTGGCGTGTGATCTATGTCTTTGCAGCTATACCTCGCACGGACATTGCGGAATCCTATCCCCTGATCATACCCGTCTACTCAATGATCCGACTGTCACTCTGTTATCTGATTATGCACTCAAACTGGCCAGGGCAGGTGCAGACTGCATTGCACCCAGTGATATGACAGATGGTCGTATCAAGGCTATTCGGCAGATGTTAGACAATTATGAGCTGGATCATGTTAGTATCATGAGTTATTCTTCCAAATTTTCATCACAATACTATGGGCCATTCAGGGATGCATGCGATTCAGCACCCAATAGCCATGGATTAAAAAACAGAAAAACATATCAGATCTCCCCGCAAAATATAAATGATGCATTAGAAAGTTCCTTCCGGGACGCGGCTGAAGGTGCTGATGTGCTGATGGTCAAACCTGCTGCCCTGTACAATGATATCATCTTTGCTATAAAACAGAATACCAATAAACCTGTAGCAGCCTATCATGTGTCCGGTGAGTATGCTTCTATAGAACTTATGGCCAATGCAGGTCTTCTGGTTAAAGAAAAGGGGCATATTGAGACATGGACTGCCTTGGTACGAAGTGGCGCAGATATTATCATCTCTTATGCATCACGACATGCAAAGGAGTGGATCGGGAGGATGGAAGTGTGA
- a CDS encoding DUF4276 family protein, which yields MKRIIIIVEGDTEKEFIDKVLSPYFHTKGIYAVDCFKIKHTKGGLTKYQHLKTDIINCIFESNVIVTTLIDYYALPKDFPEFEDSKKIVNKSERISFLEEAITHDIQNYKKIEFNNLIPYIQLHEFEALVFASLNGILNLYTDSQAKFTEINDILKQYTNPEDINEGSDSAPSKRLRNLIPGYNKIVDGIMIIEENGIENILKKCPRFNSWVNFFIAKALE from the coding sequence ATGAAAAGAATAATAATTATAGTGGAAGGAGATACTGAAAAAGAATTTATTGATAAAGTGCTTTCTCCTTATTTTCATACTAAAGGCATCTATGCAGTTGATTGTTTTAAGATAAAACACACAAAAGGTGGATTAACAAAATATCAACATCTGAAAACCGATATCATAAACTGTATTTTCGAATCAAACGTAATTGTTACAACTTTGATAGATTATTACGCATTGCCTAAAGATTTCCCTGAATTTGAAGATTCAAAAAAAATAGTCAATAAAAGTGAAAGAATTTCATTTCTGGAAGAAGCCATAACTCATGATATTCAGAATTATAAAAAGATTGAATTCAACAATTTGATTCCTTATATACAACTTCACGAATTTGAAGCTTTAGTTTTTGCCTCATTGAACGGAATTTTAAATCTATATACTGATTCCCAAGCTAAATTTACTGAAATTAACGATATTCTCAAGCAATATACAAATCCGGAAGACATAAATGAAGGTTCAGATTCTGCGCCTTCCAAAAGATTAAGAAATCTGATACCGGGCTACAATAAAATCGTTGATGGAATTATGATTATTGAAGAAAATGGAATTGAGAATATACTAAAGAAATGTCCAAGATTCAATAGTTGGGTAAATTTTTTTATTGCCAAAGCATTAGAATGA
- a CDS encoding phosphoadenylyl-sulfate reductase encodes MDRISSLSSLVETNNPLEILKSIAQIKGEKIVFSSSLSAEDQVITDMIFHNNLDIEIFTLDTGRMFPETYQTLQKTLEKYQKEIKVYFPDADEVEVLMTKKGAYSFYDSLENRKECCEIRKVKPLKRALQGKTIWITGIRSEHSQNRTEMQKFEWDAANIITKIHPLLHWSNDEVWTYIKANNVPYNVLQDKGFISIGCQPCTRAVLDGEDYRAGRWWWEDASKKECGLHNVK; translated from the coding sequence ATGGATAGAATCAGCAGTTTAAGTTCGCTGGTAGAGACCAACAATCCATTGGAAATATTAAAATCTATTGCCCAAATAAAGGGTGAAAAGATTGTCTTTTCTAGCAGTCTGAGTGCAGAAGATCAGGTGATAACGGATATGATTTTTCATAATAATCTGGATATCGAGATTTTTACACTTGATACCGGGCGGATGTTTCCGGAAACTTACCAAACCTTACAAAAAACACTTGAAAAATATCAGAAAGAGATCAAAGTATATTTTCCGGACGCTGATGAAGTAGAAGTATTGATGACAAAAAAGGGGGCGTATAGTTTTTATGATTCTCTGGAAAACAGGAAAGAATGTTGCGAAATCAGGAAAGTAAAACCATTAAAAAGAGCACTTCAAGGTAAGACCATTTGGATTACAGGTATCAGGTCTGAACATTCGCAAAACAGAACAGAAATGCAAAAATTCGAATGGGATGCAGCCAATATCATCACAAAGATTCATCCATTGCTACATTGGTCAAACGATGAAGTTTGGACATATATTAAAGCAAATAATGTTCCATATAATGTCTTACAGGACAAGGGTTTTATCAGCATAGGATGTCAACCCTGCACGAGAGCGGTGCTTGATGGTGAAGACTATAGAGCAGGCAGGTGGTGGTGGGAAGATGCATCAAAAAAAGAATGTGGACTGCATAATGTAAAATGA
- a CDS encoding transposase, which yields MKVGFGGLDASKGYCDFSLISKGNEFTNRRMNFIDNQSGLDELKKVLSQALLSIDKIYLAIESTGGYENNWYNQLVSFDKRIIMFRINPLRTHHESKKNMHRNINDAISSEIIARHVSENYEELEKAKPRSLHFYTAKQMHKTIQGFIKQKDEKYQPT from the coding sequence ATGAAAGTTGGATTTGGAGGACTGGACGCAAGCAAAGGTTATTGTGATTTCAGTTTAATTTCGAAGGGTAATGAATTTACCAATCGCAGGATGAATTTTATTGATAATCAATCCGGTCTTGATGAACTCAAAAAAGTCTTATCACAGGCACTTTTGTCTATTGATAAAATTTATTTGGCTATTGAAAGTACCGGTGGGTATGAAAACAATTGGTATAATCAATTGGTAAGTTTTGATAAGCGAATCATCATGTTCAGGATTAATCCGTTGCGGACACATCATGAGTCAAAAAAGAATATGCATCGCAATATTAATGACGCCATCAGTAGTGAAATTATAGCTAGGCATGTATCTGAAAATTATGAGGAACTAGAGAAAGCCAAGCCTAGATCCTTACATTTTTATACTGCGAAACAGATGCACAAAACTATACAAGGATTTATTAAACAAAAAGACGAGAAATATCAACCAACTTGA
- a CDS encoding TonB-dependent receptor, whose amino-acid sequence MVCCFCCQMIAQKPETIINATFSGRVIDEATKDPLVGASIQIQGTTHGVITDVEGYFYFQTGQKFPISLIVSYLGYKTTEFIANSNNITITLNEDIQRLGEVTITSRRREETAQSVPIPITVVRGVTIEDQGAFNVNRLKELVPTVQLYASNARNTTLNIRGLGSTFGLTNDGIDPGVGFYVDGVYYARPAATALDFIDIDQVEVLRGPQGTLFGKNTTAGAFNITSRTPSFSPDANFELSYGNYGYIQAKASLSGPISKKLAARVSFSGTQRDGLLYNPRTQLNINDINNIGVRGQLLYVPTDKIRFTLIADITDQKPTGYGWPVAKVVTTKRAAYRQFNAIIADLGYTLPYQSAFERIVDHDTPSKADNQLGGLSLNADFKIGKGTLTSTTAYRYWKWVPLNDRDYTGLPSFTISSGNSKHDQVSQEIRYSGQLNNKISGVIGAFGLWQDLNSDPVQTEEAGSAQWRFAQNSTSALWKTPGLFDNFGIRTTNRIQSASLALFAQADYAITEKLHVLPGIRYNKDTKKANYSRVRYGGLETTDPALLALKNAVYTNQAFNIDVEEDNFSGQFTLQYKFNNNFNMFATYSVSYKPVGVNIGGLPTASGEVLIDLARVKPETVSHFEFGIKTQPSANSVLNIVLHNTDIKDYQTQVQTPEPGVNRGYLANAEKVRVLGFEIDGSIKLNHHITFNGAFAYTDGKYLTFTNAPVPIEEVGGPQAFKDISGGQLPGISKYAGSLGTDLNTKGTFLGLKGSYFGGIDVYYRSTFSSSPSPSAFLDIEGYALLNARAGFRASNGISFFVWGRNLSNKDYYEQLLVAPGSAGQIGGVLGDPRTYGLTLRYTL is encoded by the coding sequence ATGGTGTGTTGTTTTTGTTGTCAGATGATTGCTCAAAAGCCTGAAACTATCATCAATGCGACTTTTAGCGGAAGAGTCATTGATGAAGCAACAAAAGATCCATTGGTAGGTGCATCCATTCAGATTCAGGGTACTACACATGGAGTAATAACAGATGTTGAAGGTTATTTTTATTTCCAGACAGGACAAAAATTTCCTATTTCTTTGATTGTAAGTTATTTGGGATATAAAACAACAGAGTTTATTGCCAATTCAAATAATATTACCATTACACTAAATGAAGATATCCAACGTCTGGGTGAAGTTACCATCACATCCAGACGTAGAGAAGAGACAGCCCAGAGTGTGCCTATTCCGATCACAGTTGTGAGAGGTGTAACCATAGAAGACCAGGGTGCTTTTAACGTAAACCGGTTAAAGGAGTTGGTACCTACTGTCCAGCTGTATGCATCAAACGCAAGAAATACCACACTAAATATCAGAGGACTGGGTTCTACCTTTGGTTTGACCAATGATGGTATCGACCCTGGAGTTGGTTTTTATGTGGATGGTGTATATTATGCTCGCCCGGCAGCAACAGCACTCGATTTTATAGATATCGATCAGGTGGAAGTTCTTCGAGGGCCGCAAGGTACCTTATTTGGAAAAAATACAACAGCTGGTGCATTTAATATCACTTCCCGTACTCCGTCATTTTCACCGGATGCAAACTTTGAGTTGAGTTACGGTAATTATGGATACATACAGGCGAAAGCTTCTTTGTCCGGACCAATCAGCAAAAAATTAGCAGCTAGAGTATCATTTTCTGGTACACAAAGAGATGGTTTGTTGTATAACCCACGCACACAATTAAATATCAATGACATTAATAATATTGGGGTACGTGGTCAATTATTATATGTTCCTACAGATAAAATCAGATTTACTTTAATTGCTGATATTACAGATCAAAAACCAACAGGTTATGGATGGCCTGTGGCAAAAGTGGTAACCACCAAAAGAGCGGCTTATCGGCAATTTAATGCCATCATTGCGGATTTAGGCTATACACTTCCATACCAGAGTGCATTTGAAAGAATAGTAGATCACGATACCCCTTCAAAAGCGGATAATCAATTGGGTGGTCTTTCATTAAATGCAGATTTTAAAATTGGTAAAGGTACTTTGACATCCACCACTGCTTACAGATACTGGAAGTGGGTGCCGTTGAATGACCGTGATTATACAGGTTTGCCTTCGTTTACCATTTCATCCGGAAACTCCAAACATGACCAGGTTTCACAGGAAATCAGATATTCGGGTCAGCTAAACAATAAAATAAGTGGAGTGATTGGTGCATTTGGATTGTGGCAGGATTTAAATTCAGACCCCGTGCAGACAGAAGAAGCAGGCTCTGCACAATGGAGATTTGCTCAGAATAGTACCAGCGCACTTTGGAAAACACCTGGTTTATTTGATAATTTTGGTATCAGAACGACCAATAGGATACAGTCAGCCAGTTTAGCACTTTTTGCTCAGGCGGATTATGCTATTACCGAAAAATTGCATGTGTTGCCGGGGATCAGATACAACAAGGATACAAAAAAGGCCAATTACAGCAGAGTGAGATACGGTGGTTTGGAAACGACGGATCCTGCTCTTCTGGCTTTAAAAAATGCAGTATATACCAATCAGGCATTTAATATTGATGTAGAAGAAGACAACTTTTCAGGTCAGTTTACTTTGCAGTATAAATTCAATAATAACTTTAATATGTTTGCCACCTATTCTGTGAGTTATAAACCTGTCGGAGTAAATATTGGCGGTTTACCAACAGCAAGCGGAGAAGTTTTGATTGATTTGGCAAGGGTGAAACCTGAAACAGTATCACACTTCGAATTTGGAATCAAAACCCAACCGTCAGCAAATTCAGTTTTGAATATTGTGTTGCATAATACAGACATTAAGGACTACCAAACCCAAGTTCAAACCCCTGAACCTGGGGTTAACAGAGGTTATCTGGCAAATGCAGAAAAAGTCAGGGTGCTTGGTTTTGAAATAGATGGAAGCATCAAATTAAACCATCATATCACCTTCAACGGAGCTTTTGCTTACACTGACGGAAAGTATCTTACATTTACCAACGCCCCTGTTCCTATTGAAGAAGTGGGAGGCCCACAGGCATTTAAAGATATTTCAGGTGGTCAGTTGCCGGGGATTTCAAAATATGCGGGATCATTAGGTACTGATTTGAATACAAAAGGAACTTTTTTAGGCTTGAAGGGAAGTTATTTTGGAGGAATTGATGTGTATTACAGATCTACATTTTCTTCCAGTCCGTCACCTTCAGCCTTTTTGGATATCGAAGGATATGCTCTGCTCAATGCCAGAGCGGGTTTCAGAGCTTCAAATGGGATTTCTTTCTTTGTTTGGGGTAGAAATCTGAGCAATAAGGATTATTATGAACAACTATTGGTAGCACCGGGAAGTGCCGGCCAGATTGGTGGTGTTTTGGGTGATCCAAGGACTTACGGATTGACTTTAAGATATACGCTTTGA
- a CDS encoding transposase has product MYKLLQKYPSKAKILNAKTASLAKIKGLTMEKAEAIQKAVKLDSGSGNTILTELNIKTLAQTINLFSTQIKELQSELAKHGANDLADFLVTIPGCGIESAVSLSIEIEDINRFNSAASLCCYFGVHPENHTSGDISKKPKMSKKGSSSYRGTIYMVAKNAIMYDPYFKEVYSNQRAKGKTYNDALGVIMNKLTRVIYGMLTNKEAYDSSKPKTQKNKPVDADQQIEKLEKETADYKAELEKMQNAPVSRRAENKIKKAMEESQNSIEELRTRSKPLPRANI; this is encoded by the coding sequence ATGTATAAATTACTTCAAAAGTATCCATCAAAGGCAAAGATATTAAATGCGAAAACAGCTTCTTTGGCTAAAATCAAAGGGTTAACCATGGAGAAGGCTGAGGCCATCCAAAAAGCGGTGAAGCTAGATTCAGGGTCGGGTAATACGATACTTACTGAGCTAAATATTAAAACATTGGCCCAAACTATTAACTTATTCTCCACCCAGATCAAAGAACTTCAATCAGAGCTTGCTAAACACGGAGCCAACGACTTAGCGGATTTCTTAGTCACAATTCCTGGTTGCGGCATCGAGTCAGCAGTGTCATTAAGCATAGAAATAGAAGATATAAATCGATTTAACAGTGCCGCATCACTTTGTTGCTATTTTGGAGTACACCCAGAAAACCATACAAGTGGTGATATATCAAAGAAACCTAAAATGAGCAAAAAAGGAAGTAGTTCATATAGGGGTACAATATACATGGTAGCTAAAAATGCGATTATGTATGACCCTTATTTTAAAGAGGTATATTCAAATCAAAGAGCGAAAGGTAAGACCTATAACGATGCTTTAGGTGTAATAATGAACAAGTTAACAAGAGTGATCTATGGTATGCTTACAAACAAAGAGGCATACGATTCATCAAAACCTAAAACACAAAAAAACAAACCAGTAGACGCAGATCAGCAAATAGAGAAGTTGGAAAAAGAAACCGCAGATTATAAGGCAGAGCTAGAAAAGATGCAAAACGCACCAGTTTCTCGAAGAGCAGAAAATAAAATAAAAAAGGCAATGGAAGAGTCTCAAAACTCAATTGAAGAGTTGCGCACGAGATCAAAACCATTACCAAGAGCAAACATATAA
- a CDS encoding sulfate adenylyltransferase subunit 2 → MAAFDYLDHLEAEAIHIMLEVAGQFERPALLFSGGKDSICLVHLALKAFRPGKFPFPLVHIDTGHNFPEALDFRDQLVDEIGEKLIVRKVEDTIQKRKLVDASGKFPSRNALQTYTLLDTIEEFEFDVCIGGARRDEEKARAKERIFSVRDDFGQWNPKKQRPEIWDIYNGRINKGENVRAFPISNWTELDIWHYIEREKIELPNIYFTHNRQVVQTDNGQLMAYSQYLNLDSTDLVREGRVRYRTVGDMTCTAAVVSEAHTVRDIIEEIKIAKISERGATRMDDRISEAAMEDRKKNGYF, encoded by the coding sequence ATGGCAGCATTTGATTATTTAGACCATCTGGAAGCGGAAGCCATCCACATCATGCTGGAAGTAGCAGGACAGTTTGAAAGGCCGGCACTTTTGTTTAGCGGAGGCAAGGACAGTATTTGTTTAGTCCATCTGGCGTTAAAAGCATTCAGACCAGGTAAATTTCCTTTTCCTTTGGTACATATTGATACCGGCCATAATTTTCCGGAAGCCCTTGATTTCAGAGATCAATTAGTGGATGAAATTGGTGAAAAACTGATCGTCAGAAAAGTGGAAGATACCATTCAAAAACGAAAACTGGTAGACGCATCAGGCAAGTTTCCGAGCCGAAATGCACTCCAAACCTACACCTTATTGGATACAATTGAAGAGTTTGAATTTGATGTTTGTATCGGAGGTGCAAGAAGAGATGAAGAAAAAGCAAGGGCAAAAGAAAGAATATTTTCAGTAAGGGATGACTTCGGTCAATGGAACCCTAAAAAACAAAGACCTGAAATTTGGGATATTTACAATGGCAGAATCAACAAAGGAGAAAATGTAAGGGCTTTTCCCATTTCCAACTGGACAGAACTGGATATCTGGCACTATATCGAAAGAGAAAAAATAGAACTGCCAAACATCTATTTTACGCATAACAGACAAGTGGTGCAGACGGACAATGGGCAATTGATGGCATATTCTCAATACCTGAATCTGGACAGCACCGACCTTGTGCGGGAAGGAAGGGTGAGGTACAGAACTGTAGGAGATATGACTTGTACAGCGGCTGTCGTAAGTGAGGCACATACCGTGAGAGATATCATAGAAGAAATCAAGATCGCTAAAATCAGCGAACGGGGGGCCACAAGAATGGATGATCGAATCAGCGAAGCAGCCATGGAAGACAGGAAAAAAAACGGATATTTTTAG
- a CDS encoding GTP-binding protein — translation MDILRFFTAGNVDDGKSTLIGRLLFDSKSISTDIIETITRQSKNKGKDTDLDLALLTDGLRAEREQGITIDVAYKYFTTAKRKFIIADTPGHIQYTRNMFTGASTADVAIILIDIVNGITEQTRRHSIIASILGIPNVLICINKMDLVGYAENSYTEIINEYKKFAQGLNLRNVDFIPVSALEGENMITHSDKLAWYEGFPLLPYLENIETINLDKQEDTRFQIQYVSNFVDPKTNEITRRFIGRVLSGTYKKGDLVEVLPEKITTSISALEKYNKPVIIAQKGDIVSIQLSDDIDAGRGKTIVPIHQNPIMTNEIEANICWMDNTSFRPGQKLIIQHLSHTTKAKISEILYKINIHTNQPDFEHTDSIALNEICKVTIRTAESIAADTFDQNRSTGIFILIDENTNNTVAAGTISSCCQEE, via the coding sequence ATGGATATTTTAAGATTTTTTACAGCAGGAAACGTGGATGACGGTAAAAGTACACTCATCGGCAGGTTACTTTTTGACAGCAAATCCATCTCAACGGATATCATAGAAACCATCACCCGCCAGAGTAAAAACAAAGGCAAAGATACGGATTTGGACCTGGCATTGCTTACCGATGGATTGCGTGCAGAAAGAGAGCAAGGCATCACCATAGATGTTGCTTATAAGTACTTCACTACAGCCAAACGCAAATTTATCATTGCCGACACACCCGGGCATATTCAATACACACGCAACATGTTTACCGGTGCATCTACGGCTGATGTGGCTATTATTTTGATTGATATCGTCAATGGTATTACAGAACAAACCAGAAGACATTCGATCATCGCGTCAATATTGGGTATACCAAATGTACTGATTTGTATCAACAAAATGGATCTGGTAGGTTATGCTGAGAATTCATATACGGAAATTATCAATGAATATAAAAAATTTGCACAGGGGCTAAATCTTCGGAATGTAGATTTTATTCCTGTGAGTGCATTGGAAGGTGAAAATATGATCACCCACTCAGATAAATTAGCTTGGTATGAAGGTTTCCCATTGTTGCCCTATTTGGAGAATATCGAAACAATAAACCTTGATAAACAAGAAGATACAAGATTTCAGATACAATATGTCTCCAATTTTGTAGACCCAAAGACCAATGAAATAACCAGAAGATTCATAGGAAGAGTATTGTCCGGTACATATAAAAAAGGAGATTTGGTGGAAGTATTACCTGAAAAAATAACTACTTCTATCTCTGCTTTAGAAAAATACAATAAACCCGTCATTATTGCACAAAAAGGGGATATAGTTTCTATACAGCTTTCGGACGATATAGATGCCGGCAGGGGCAAAACGATCGTACCTATACATCAAAATCCAATAATGACCAATGAAATTGAAGCTAATATTTGTTGGATGGACAATACATCTTTCAGACCAGGTCAAAAACTAATCATTCAGCACCTGAGTCACACGACAAAAGCTAAAATAAGTGAAATTTTATATAAAATTAATATTCACACCAATCAACCTGACTTTGAGCACACTGACAGTATCGCTTTAAATGAAATTTGTAAAGTCACCATACGTACTGCTGAATCTATAGCAGCAGATACTTTTGATCAAAACAGAAGTACAGGAATCTTCATCCTGATTGACGAAAATACTAATAATACAGTTGCGGCAGGCACGATCTCTTCGTGTTGTCAGGAGGAATAA
- a CDS encoding AAA family ATPase, which translates to MLFNIKIEGFKSIRKLELNLSSINILIGANGVGKSNFISFFKLLNNIYEQRLQQYTLKSGVDNLLYYGRKNTSEIYGYLAFDNNGYSFELLPSDSDSLFITKEKSYYYNAENNRSFYNLNLKESQIKGSTTIRDKYLAEHLESYKIYHFHDTSNNAPLRSKANINDNRYLKEDGANLPAYLYYLQEKHPMNFKRIERIIQSVVPFFDRFNLSPSLLEFEKIQLEWKEKEFPDTYFNAYHLSDGSLRFIAIVTLLLQPKLPNVIIIDEPELGLHPTAINKLSGLIKSAAEKGCQIIISTQSVNLINNFEAKDIITVDKEDNQSVFKRLDDDSLTGWLNDYSLGELWTKSVIKGQPK; encoded by the coding sequence ATGCTTTTCAATATTAAAATTGAAGGTTTTAAGTCGATCAGAAAACTTGAACTTAATCTTAGTTCTATCAATATTCTGATTGGTGCAAATGGGGTAGGAAAATCTAATTTTATCTCATTTTTCAAACTTTTAAACAATATATATGAGCAAAGACTTCAACAATACACTTTAAAAAGTGGTGTTGATAATCTTTTATACTATGGTCGCAAAAATACAAGTGAAATTTACGGTTATTTAGCTTTTGATAATAATGGGTATTCCTTTGAGTTGTTACCATCTGATTCTGATAGTCTTTTTATTACTAAAGAAAAAAGTTATTACTATAACGCGGAGAATAACCGGTCATTTTACAATCTAAATCTTAAGGAAAGCCAGATTAAAGGATCAACCACTATCCGTGACAAATATTTGGCTGAGCATTTGGAAAGTTATAAAATTTATCATTTCCACGATACAAGTAATAATGCACCACTGAGATCTAAAGCAAATATTAATGATAATAGATATCTGAAAGAAGATGGTGCAAATTTGCCTGCATATCTTTATTATTTGCAGGAAAAACATCCTATGAATTTCAAAAGGATAGAGAGAATAATACAATCTGTTGTTCCATTTTTTGATAGATTTAATTTATCACCATCTTTATTGGAATTTGAAAAAATACAGCTCGAATGGAAAGAAAAAGAATTTCCGGACACTTATTTTAATGCATATCATTTATCTGATGGAAGTTTACGATTTATTGCTATCGTTACACTTCTCTTACAACCTAAACTACCGAATGTAATTATAATAGACGAGCCTGAATTAGGATTGCATCCAACCGCTATTAACAAACTTTCAGGTTTAATAAAATCAGCAGCTGAAAAAGGATGTCAGATAATCATTTCCACCCAATCGGTTAATTTAATTAATAATTTTGAAGCTAAAGATATTATTACAGTTGATAAGGAAGATAATCAATCTGTATTTAAACGTCTGGATGATGACTCATTAACGGGTTGGTTAAATGATTATTCTTTGGGAGAGTTATGGACAAAAAGTGTCATTAAAGGTCAACCTAAATGA